The Sandaracinus amylolyticus genomic interval GGCGCGGCGCGGATGCCCGGGCTCTCGGTGGAGGCGCGCACCCAGCGCCTGCGCGAGGTCGCGGCGCTCAGCGAGCGGCGGCTCGGGGACTCCGAGGGCGCGATCGGCGCGTGGAAGGGCGTCGCGGCGCTCGATCCCTCGGATCGCGAAGCGCGCGCGGCGCTGGTGCGGCTGCTCGAAGCGACGGAGCGCTGGGACGACCTCGTGCAGGTGCTCGAGCGCGAGGCGCTCTCGACGCTCGAGCCGCAGCAGAAAGCCGAGGTCTACCGGCGCCTCGCCGCGATCCATCGCGATCGACGCGGGGATCTCGAGGAGGCGATCTCCGCGCTGCGCAACCTGCGCGATCTCGTCCCGACCGATGCCGCGGGGCGCGACGCGCTCTGCGACGTGCTGCTCGCGTCCGGCGCGTTCTCCGAGGCGATCCCGATGCTCAAGGCGCGCATCGAGCAGGCCGACGGAGCGCACCGCGCCGCGCTGTGTCGCTCGCTCGCGCGCGTGCTCGAAGAGCGCATGAGCGACGAGGAGGGCGCGTTCGCCGCGTGGGCGCGCGTGCTCGAGGACGAGCCGGGTGATCCCGAGGCGCTCGCGCGCATGGAGGCGATCGACGAGCGCGCGGGCAACGCCGATCGACTGCTCACGACGCTCTCGTATCGCACGGACGTGGAGGACGGGCCCGAGCGCGCCGCGACGTACACGCGCATGGGGCGCATCGCCGCGGAGACGCTGCGCGATCTCGCGCAGGCCGGTGAGTTCTACGCGCGCGCCCACGAGCTCGCGCCGCGCGACGAGGCGATCCTCGACGCGCTGTGCGACGTCTACGATCGCAGCGAGCGCTTCAAGGATCTCGTGGTGCTCCTGCGCGAGCGCGCGCGGCTCGAGGAAGACCCCGCGATGCGCGCGGCGCTCTACCGGCGCATCGCGCGCACGCTGAGCGAGCGCGTGGGCAACGAGGCCGCCGCGGCGGAGGCGTATCGCGAAGTGCTCGACGCGGGCGAGGACGTCGAGGCGCTCTCGTTCCTGCGCGATCGTGCGCGCGCGCAGGACGACGTCGCGGCGCTCGACGAGGCGCTCGAGCGGCTCGCGAACGTGGCCGAGGCGCCGAGCGACAAGCGCGAGCTGCTCCTCGAGCGCGCCGCGCTGCTCGCCGAGCGCCTCGATCGTCCGCGCGACGCGATCGAGCTGCTCAACGTCGTGGTGCGCACGCTCGATCCGACGTGCCTCCCCGCGCTCGAGCTGCTCGCGACGTGGAACGATCGCATCGAGGATCGCCACGGCGTCGCCGACGCGCTCGAGCGCACGCTGCAGGTGCTCGAAGATCCCGGGCTGCGCGTCCCGGTCGCCAAGCGTCTCGCCGATCTCTACGAGGACGAGCTGCGCGATCCCGCGCGCGCGATCGACGCGCTCTACGCGTGGGCGGACGCGGACCTCGCCGAGGCCGAGCCGCTGCGGCGGCTGATCGCGCTGCTCGAGCCGGCGGAGCGCTGGAAGGACCTCGTCATCGCGCTCGACTCGCTCGCGGATCTCGGAGACGACCCGACCGCGGTCAGCGCGCTCGTGCGTCGGAGCGCGGAGATCGCGTTCCGTCGTCTCGGCGACGTGGACGGCGCGTGGGAGAAGCTCGCGGAGCGAGCGCGCGAGGGCGATGCCGACGCGGAAGCGCAGCTGCGCGAGCTCGCGCGCGCGGCGGGGATCGCGCCGCGGCTCGTCGAGCACTTCGTCTCGATCGCGGAGAGCAGCGACGACGCGACGATCAAGCGCACGCGCTGGCTCGACGCGGCGCGCGTGCAGGAAGAGCTCGGTGACGCGAGCGGCGCGCTCGAGTCGACGCTGAAAGCGCTCGCGATCGACCTCGACGCGGTGGTGCGCGGCGACGATCGCGCGGTGCACGACGAGGTCGATCGGCTCGCAGTGCGCGCGAGCGCTTGGCCGCGGCTCGCGCAGGTGTACGAGACGCTGATCCGTCGTGCCGAGGAGAAGGAGCGCAAGATCGAGCTCCTCCTGCGCCACGCGTCGCTGCTCGATCAGGAGGCGGAGGATCCCTCGGGCGCGCTCGATCGTGCGCTGCGCGCGTGCTCGCTCGCGCCGAACGACGACGAGGTGCTCGCGGTCGCCGAGGATCTCGCGCCGCGCGCGGGCCGCGCCGACGAGCTGCTCGTCGTGTACGACCGCCGCCGCGGGAGCGCGAAGGACGACGCGGCGCGCATCGAGGCGCTGCTCCGCGCGGTGCGACTCTGCGAGGACGGTCTCGAGGATCGCGAGCGCGCGCTCGAGTACCTCGCGCAGGCGGTGTCGCTGGCGGTGCGCTCGCGCGAGCTCGCGCCGCGCGTCGAGGAAGCGGCGCGCGAGCTCGATCGCGAGCGCGAGAAGGACGCGGCGAGCGGCCTCCTGCGCGCGCTGGTCGACGTCTACGCGGCGATCGCCGAGGACATGGAGGCCGACCCGAAGGGGGGCGCCGCGCTGCTGCTCCGTGCGTCGCGCCTGCTCGAGAGCGAGCTCGACGAGCCCGACGGCGCGTGGGGCGCGCTGCTCCGCGCGAGCACGTTCGCACCCTCCGAGCCGGGCCCGCTCGACGCGCTCGAGAGCCTCGGCGCGCGCAACGGGCGCCTGCCGATGCTCGATCAGCACCTCGCGAAGCTCGTCGAGGACGCGCTCGACTCGAAGACCGCGGCCGCGCTGCTGCGCCGGCGCGCGAGCGTGCTCGAGCACCTCGGTCGCCCCGGCGACGCGGCGGACGTGCTCGGTCATCTCAAGGCGGTCGCGCCGAACGATCCCGAAGCGCGCGTCGCGCTCCGGCAGTCGCTGCGGCGCGCGGCGCGCCACCAGGATCTGCTCCTCGCGCTCGACAGCGACCTCGTGAAGGCGCGCGGCGATCGCGAGCAGGAGATCGCGCTGCGCAAGGAGATCGCGCTGACGTGGGAGCGCGGCCTGCGCAACCGCTGGGAAGCGCTCGAGGCGTGGCAGAAGGTGCAGAAGCTCGCGCCCGACGACGCCGACGTCGTCGCTGCGCTCGCGCGCATCGAGGGAGGTGCGCGCGGCGCGCTGGACGACGACTCGGTCGAGGCGAGCGCGGTCGACGTCGCGCTCGCGGAGACCGAGCAGCGCGACCTCGCGAGCTCGCGCGCCGCCGCGGAGAACACCGATCCCGGCATCGACGCACCGCCCGAGCCGGGCCTCGATCACTCCGACGCGCTCGAGCTGCCGCCCTCGTCCGCGCTGCTCCCGACCGATTCCGTCGAGGCCACGCCGGAGCAGCTCGACGAGCCGAAGCCGGCGTCGTTCGGCGCGCTGCCGCCGACTGTGCGCTCCGGTCGCGTCGAGGTCGACGGCGCGCCGCTGCCGCGCGTGTCGACGCAGGTGATCGCCGACGAGGAGCGCGGCTGGCGACCGCCCTCGGAGCCGCCCGCGCGCGAGCCCGCCGAGGTCACGCACGCGATCGCCGGCCCGCCCGACGACGACGACGGCGACTTCGAGGACGCCGCGGCGTTCGCGCACGACCACGACGACGCGATCGAAGCCGAGCCGATCGACGACGAGATCGACGAGCTCGACGACGACGAGGCGATGCACGCCGACGCGCTCGCGGAAGCGATCGACGACGACGCGGTCTCCGCCGAGGTCGAGGCCTACGACGAAGACGAGATCGAGGAGCTCTCGTCCGAGGAAGCGCCGCTCGCCGAGGTCCCGCTGCCCCTCGCCGCGATCCCTCCTCGTCCGAGCGTCCCGAGCGCGCCTCCGCCGTTCCCGCCGCGCCCGACCAGCGTGCCGCCGCCGCCACCGCACGCAGGCAAGCCCTCGGTCCCGCCGCCTCCGCCGCCGCGCCGGAGCTGACTCACGGTTTCCCCGGCTCGGGACCGATCCCGGGCAACATCCCCCTTCCCTCGCCCCTCGCGCCATGACACGAGAAGCGACGATGAGCTCCGAGCAAGCCCCTCCCGCACCGAGCTCCGACACCGACTCCCGTCCGGTCGCCTCGCGCCCGCCGGAGAGCGCCACCCGACTCTCCGAGCTCCCACCCGCGGAAGGCGCCGAGCGCCTCGCGTCGCGCCTGCTCGATCCCGACGAGCTCGAGTTCGTGCGCGCGCTCCGCAACGCGGGCGTCGCGAAGGATCTCCAGGGCGACGAGCTCCTGCGCGTCGCGACGGCGATCGGCGACGGCGATCCGATCGCGCGCCGCGTCGATCTGCTCGAGGCCTACTACGCGGCGGGCGGCGACGAGCGGACGGCGCGCGCGCGGAAGCTCGCGGACCGGCTCTTCGTGCAGCGCGCGAACGATCCGGTCACCGCGGGTGCCCTCGTCGCGCGCCTCTCCTCGATCGCGCCCGAGCTCGGCGCGGTGAAGATGGAGCGCATCGGATCGAGCGCGGACGCGCCGCTCGTGCTGCGCGCGGGCGAGCACTTCGTCGCGCTGCTCGACGACTACGAGGAGTCGCTCGACACCGACGAGATCGATCTGCGCGAGCTCGAGGAGCGACGCCGCCGCGGTCACACGACGATGGTCACGGTGCGCGGCCTCGTGCGCGCGGTGAACGTGCTCCTCGATCGACACGGCGTGCGCGACCGGCTCGTCGCGCTGAGCAGCGACGACGATCGCGAGGTCTACATCGCCACGAGCGTCACCGAGGCGATCGAGCTCGCGCGCGGCGGCTGGCTCGACGACGAGAACGTCGAGGACGTGATGGAGCTCGGCGGCTGGTGATCAGCCGACGAACGTGACGTTCGCGTCGAGCGGCCCGCGCGTGGTGCGGCACTCGTTCGCGGCGGCGCGCTCGTCCTCGTAGCCCATCGCGATCCCGAACAGGATCTGCACGTCGTCGCCGACGCCGAGCTCCTTCCGCGCGACGTCGGGGTACGTCGCGAGCGCGGCCTGCGCGCACGTCGAGACCCCCTCCGACGTCGCGAGCAGCAGCACGGACTGCAGCCAACATCCGACGTCGAGCGCGGCGTAGAGCCCGAAGCGGCGATCGATCCCGACGATCGCGACGTGCGGCGCGTCGAACGCGACGAAGTTCCGCATCCACGCGTGGTGGCGCCCGACCATGTCGTCGCGCGCGACGCCCATCGCCTCGTAGAGCGCCTTGCCGCACTGCTTGCGGTGCGTGCCGTAGGGCTCGGGATAGTCGCCGGGGAACGCCACGTCGGGCTCGGGCATCCGCGCCTTCGCCCCCTCGACGAGGCCTGCGACGAGCCGCACGCGGGCCTCGCCCGACGCGACCCAGACGCGCCACGGCTGGATGTTGCACCACGAGGGCGACTGCTGGGCGCGCGCGAAGATCGAGGCGAGCGTCTCGCGCGGAACCTCGCGCGGAAGGAAGGCGCGGACGCTGCGACGAAGAGAGAGCGCGGTGTCGAGCTGCATCGTGTGCGCAGCGTGGAGACGACGTGCGCTCGCGTCCAGGCGCTTGACGCCGAGCGCGCCGCGCGCCAATGTCACCACTGGTGACATGACCGCTCACCGCTGGAGGTGACCCGTGCCGGCGCCTACCCTCGACTCGAGCTCGAACGTTCGTCCCGACGCGCGCGACGAGAGCACCGCGCGCAGCTACGCGATCACGCTGAGCGCGCCCGACGGCGCACCGATCGCCGCCGATCTCGTGATGCCGATCGAAGAGCCGCGCGGCGCGCTGCTCGTCGCGCCCGCGATGGGCGTGAAGCGCCGCTACTACGCCGGGTTCGCGAAGCACCTCGCGTCGCACCACGGCCTCGCGTCGATCACGATCGACTACCGCGGGATCGGCGGCTCGCGCGCGACGCCGCTGCACGCGACGCGCGCCGCGCTCACCGACTGGGGCGAGCTCGATCTCGCCGCGGGCACGGACGAGCTCGCGCGTCGCTTCGGCGGTCTGCCGACGCACTACGTCGGTCACAGCGTCGGCGGTCAGCTCATGGGCTTCGTGCCCGACGCGCCCTTCGAGCGTGCGCTCTTCGTCGGCAGCCAGAGCGGCTACTGGGGCCACTGGGACGGCATGCACCGCGCGGGCATGGCGATGCTCTGGCACGCGGTGATCCCGGCGAGCCTCGCGACGCTCGGGTACTTGCCGGGAAAGGCGCTCGGCGGCGGTGAGGACGTGCCGGGGGGCGTCGCGCGACAGTGGGCGACGTGGGGTCGCGACCCCGAGTATCTCGGCGTGAGCGCGCGCGAGCGCGATGGCGCGTGGTTCTCGCTCTGGCGCGGACGGCTGCGCGCGTATGCGATCAGCGACGACGGCTACGCGCCGGAGCGCGCGGTGCGCGCGCTGGTCGACGTGTATCGCAACGCCGAGCGCGAGGTCCGCGTGGTCCGTCCGCGCGAGCTCGGCGCGCGCGAGATCGGACACTTCGGGTTCTTCCGATCGCGCTTCGCGGCGAGCCTCTGGGAGGACGCCGGGCGATATCTCGCCGACGGATCCTGACGCTTCACAGCGAGGCGGTGGTCACGCCGGCCGCGGGCGAGAGCGTCGCGCCGTCACGATCGATCGACGCGGCGCGGAGGTGGATGCGACCACCGCCACCACCGCCGCCGCCGCTGTTGTCGAGTCCGGAGGAGGACGCGCTCGCGCCCGCCTCGCCGTCGATGCGATCGCCCGCCGCGCCGTCGCCGCCCGACGTGCCCTCGCCCGCGCCGTCTCCGCCGTTCGCCTCCGTGGAGCCGAGGCGGCCGGACTGACCGGCGCGACCTTCGACGCTCACGTTCGCGCCCGCGCCACCGCCGCCGCCGTTCGCGGCGAGCGCGCCGTCGACGTCGATCGCGAGCGCCTCGAGCAGGATCGCGCCGCCCGCGCCGCCGCCTCCTCCGCCGTCGTCGCTTCGTCCGCCGCGTCCGCCGCCGCCGCCCGCGTTGATGCCACCGCGGCTGCCGATGCGGATGCGCGCCGCGGAGATCTGCACGGCGCCGCCGCCTCCTCCGCCCACACCGCCTGCGTCCCCGCCACCGCCGAAGCCGCCGCCCGATCCGCCGACCAGCGGCACGAGCGCGCGCTCGCCGAACGCGCGTCCTGCCGCGCCGCCCACGACGCCGCCGCGCGCGCCGCCCGCGCCACCACGGCCCGCGTGCGCGCCGCCGCCGCCTCCGACGTCCTCGCGCGCGATGTCGGCGAGCCCGCCGCCCGGCCCGCCACCGCTGCGGGTGAGCGCGGTGCCGCCCGCGAACCCGCCCGCGCCGGCGGCTTCGGGCGTCGTGCGTCCACCGCGCACGTCGATCACTCCGTCCACGATCGCCTCGCCGGCGACCGCGAAGACGAGCGCCGCCGCGCCGATCACGCGCACGTCGGCGCCCTCCTCGACGTGCAGCGAGCGCAGGACGAAGACACGCAGATCGGGCGCGGTCCCGAGCTGCGGCACGAGCCGGTCCTCGAGCCCGTCGGGGCGCCGATCCGCGGAGTCCGAAGCCCGCACGATCGTCGCGGCGTCGGTGTCGATGACGATCGTGCCGTCGGCCTCGCGCAGCACGAGATCGACCGTGCCCGCGAGCAACGTGTCGCCGGGGATGTTCGACGGCACGAGCGGAGGGGCGCTCGCGTCGATGGTGGGACTCGCGTCGGGAGCACCGGAGTCCGCCGACTCCGACGCATCGGGAGCACCGGAGTCCGTCACTGGAGCACCGGAGTCCGCCGACTGGCACCCTCCTCCGCCGCACGCGCTCGAGTCGCACGCCGGGCTCGGCGTGCGCTCGTCGAGCACCACGAGCACGTGCGGATCGCCCGCAGGAAGGCTCACCTGCACGCAGCCTTCCGCGAAGATCACGCACTCCGCGTCGAGCGCATGCGCGCGGAACCCGTAGGTTCCGCGCCCGAGCAGCGGCAGCGCCATCCCTGCCTGACCGTCGCGCAGCACGGCGCGATAGAGCACGTCGCCGCTGCACCCGCCCTCGTGCACGCTCGCTTCGATCGACGCCACACGCGCCGCGAGATCGGGAGACGCCATCTGGAGCTCCCAACTGCCCTCGTGCGGATCGGCCGCGCAACACGCGAGCACGGCACCCCCGAGCACGAGCGCAGAGCGACGCAGCATGTGCTCGATCTGTCGTCCTCTCGTGCGATGCGAGCAATCGGGGATCGCCCGGACACACGGTGCGCGCGCCGTGCCCTACGGTGAGCGCATGGCGCATTGGAGAAGCCTCGCGCTCGCGACATTGTGCCTGATCGGACTGCCCTCCTCCGCGCGCGCGAGCGAGTCGCTGCGCGCCGGGATCGACGCCGCGAACGAAGCCGAATTCGAGCGTGCGCTGAGCGCGCTCGACCGCGCGGAGCAGGGCGAAGAGCTCGCGCGTGACGAGCTCGCGACGCTCTACGAGCAGCGCGCGCTCGTGCGCTTCGCGCTCGGCGATGCGCGCGGCGCAGAGCACGATCTGACGCTGCTGGCGGCGCTCGAGCCCAATCGTGTGCTCGACGGCCGCGCGCCTCCGCGACTGCGCGCGGTGTTCGAGCGCGCCCGCGCGTCGCTCGGAGGGCGCGTCGAGCTCGTCGTCGACGTCTCTCGGAGCGAAGGCGCGGCGCGGGTCCGTGCGACGCTGCTCCGAGCGCCCGTCGGGCTCGTGCGCGACGTGACGATCGCGTATCGGCTCGGCGCGGCGGGAGCGTGGCAGTCGGCGCACGGAGAAGAGCTGGTGATCGAGGCGCCCGCGGCGGCGGAGATCTCGCTCTTCGTCGTCGCGCACGGCGCGGGCGGCGCAATCGTCGCGAGCGACGGAACGCGAGCGTCGCCGCGACGCGTCGCGGGCGCGGTGTCGCCGGAGATCGCGCGCGCCGAGCCGACCTCGCACTCCGACGACACGTGGCTGCACTGGGGCATCGGCCTCGGCGCAGGCGGCGCGGTGGTGCTCGCCGTCGCGCTCGGGATCGGGATCGCGGCATCGCAGTCCGGCTCCGATCAGACCGCGTTCACCGGTCCGACGTTGCGACCTTGAGGAACGGGGAGACATCGATGGCGGTCGTCGTCCCGCTCTTCCGAGAAGAGCCGACCGGGGAGATCACGAATCCACCGCGCGAGGCGCGTCGCTCGCTGGGCCGATATCGACTCCGGTTCGAGCTCGCGCAGGGCGGAATGGCGACCGTCTATCTCGCGCACACGCGCGGGCCGATGGGCGTCGGCAAGGTCGTCGCGATCAAGGTCATCCACCCGCACCTCGCGCGCGAGCAGGAGTTCGTCGAGATGTTCCTCGACGAGGCGCGCCTCGCCGCGACGATCAACCACCCGAACGTCTGCGGCGTCATCGACTTCGGCGAAGCGGACGGCACGTACTACATGGCGATGGAGTACCTGCAGGGCGAGCCGCTCGCGCGTGTCCATCGCGCGCTCAAGCGCAACGAGCAGGCGCCGATCGAGGCACTGCCGCTCTTCGCGGCGCGGCTGGTCGCGGACGCGGCCGAGGGGCTCCACGCCGCGCACGAGCTGGTCGACGTCACCGGCAGACCGCTCGGGGTGATCCACCGCGACGTGTCGCCCTCGAACGTGTTCGTCACCTACGACGGCGCGGTGCGCGTCGTCGATTTCGGGATCGCGCGCGCGGAGAATCGAATCCACCACACCGCGACTGGCACCGTGAAGGGCAAATTCGCCTACATGGCGCCGGAGCAGATGCGCGGGCAATCGGTGGATCGCCGCGCCGACGTCTGGGCGCTCGGCGTGTTGCTCTGGGAGACGATCGCGCTGCGTCGGCTGTTTCGTCGCGGCTCGGATCCCGAGACCGTCTTCGCGGTCGCGCAGGATCCGGTGCCGCGCCTCACCGAGGTGCGGCCCGGGACGCCCGTCGCCCTCGATCGCATCGTGCAGCGCGCGCTCTCGCGCGAGGTCGACGAGCGCTATCCGACTGCGCGCGCGATGGCCCAGGATCTCGAGCACTTCATCGCGAAGCACGGGGGCCCGTTCGCGATCGCCGACGCATCGTCGTGGATGCACGCGCTCTTCGCGAAGGCGATGACGCGCAAGACGCAGCTCGTGCAGCTCGCCGCGCAGACGGATGCGCCGGTGCCCGCCGCGCCGCTGCACGACGAGCTCGATCAGGAGAGCGCGTCACTGCGCGTGCTCTCGGTGCCGGAGATGACGGCGATCGATCTCGCGCCGCGAGGCGCGCAGTCGAGGGCGCGTCCGATCGCCGCGGGCGCGCTCGCCGCGATCGTGCTCGGGCTCGTGATCATCGCAGTCACGACGTTGCGTGACTCATCGCGTGAAGAGCGTGCCAGTCCGTCCGCGGCCCGATTGGCACCCTCGCTGCCGCCGCCCGCGGCACCTCCGCCCGAGCCGGTCATCGCACCGCCGCCGCCCGAGCCCGAGCCGGTCGCCGCCGCGCCCGTGGTGCCGCGCGCCGCGCAAGCGCGCCTCGCGCGCATCGCGACGAGCGTGAGCGCCCCCGGCAGGGTCGCGGTCGTCACCACCGGCGCGTGGGCCGACGTGTACTTCCGCGGCGAGCGGCTCGGACAGACGCCGGGCACGTTCTCGCTGCCCGCGGGCCGACAGACGCTCGAGCTGAGGCCGCTCGGGAGCGGCAACCGTCGCGTGCCGGTCGTCGTCCGTGCCGGCGAGACCGCGCGCGTTCGAGTCGAGCTCTCGTCCGAGTGATCGCGATACCATCCGCGCGCCGTGAGCGGAGGGAGCGCTGCAGTTCGCGTCGGGTTCGTGCTCGTGTGCGTGTCGCTCGCGGCCTGCGGTCCGTCGCGCACCGCCGCGAGCGTCGATCGCGAGCGCCCCGCGATGCCGCGCGGCCCGGTGCCGGTCGGGATGGTCGCGATCCCGGGCGGGCACGTCCGCGTCGGGAGCGACGACGCGCTCGCGCTCGAAGCGCCGACGTTCGTCGCGGAGGTCGCGCCCTTCTACCTCGACGCCGACGAGGTGAGCGTCGCGCGTTTCACGCGCTTCGTCGACGAGACGCACCACGTGACCAACGCGGAGCGCCACGGCGACGCCAGCGTGTTCGATCTCGCGCGCGGCACCTGGCGCCTCGAGCCCGGCGCGACCTGGCGCGCGCCGCTCGGTCCGTCCGCGCCCGGCGCGTCGCCCGATCATCCGGTCACGCAGGTGTCGTGGACCGACGCCGACGCGTTCTGTCGCTGGTCGGGCGCGCGGCTGCCGACGGAGGTCGAGTGGGAGCACGCCGCGCGTCGTGCATCGCTCGACGTGCGCGCGCGTGACGGCGCGTGGCGCGCGAACGTGTGGCAGGGCTCCTTCCCTGCGCGCAACGACGTCGAGGACGGCTTCGCGCTGCACGCGCCGGTGGGATCGTTCACGCGCGACGCGCTCGGCCTCGCGGATCTGCTCGGCAACGTGTGGGAGTGGACGTCGAGCTGGCTCGTCCCGTACCCGCTGCGCGACGACGACGCGCCGTTCGTGCCCGGCCCGGGATCGCAGCGCGTGATGCGCGGCGGCTCGTTCCTCTGCGCCGAGGACGCGTGCCACGGACATCGCGTCTCCGCGCGCATGGGCGCCACGCCCGAGAGCGCGCTCGAGCACGTCGGCTTCCGCTGCGCGCGCGACGAGGAGTGACGCACGGTGCGCCTCGTCTCGCTGCTCGTGCTCTCGCTCCTCGTCGTCCCGGTCGCGCGCGCGCAGCCGGTCGAGCGCCCGAACGTCGTGCTGATCCTCGGCGACGATCTCGGCTGGGGCGATCTCGGCGTGCACGGACAGACGCGCATCCACACGCCGCGCATCGACGCGCTCGCGCGCGAAGGCATGCGCTTCACCGCCGCGTACGCGGGCGCGCCGGTCTGCGCGCCGTCGCGCTGCGTGCTGATGACGGGCCTGCACGCGGGGCACTGTCCGGTCGGCGCGAACCAGTACCCCAACGGCACGCTGCGGATCGACGAGGTGACGATCGCCGATCTGCTGCGCGGCGCGGGCTATCACACCGCGATCGCCGGCAAGTGGGGCCTCGGCGGCGAGCTCGCGGACGGCACCGCGCACCAGGCGCTCGTCGGTCCGTGGGCGATGGGCTTCGATCGCTCGATGGTCGTGCTCGACCAGTTCCTCGCGGCCGATCACTGGCCCGAGTGGATCTGGGTCGACGGCGAGCGAATCCCGCTCGAGGGCAACGTCGAGGACGGACGCGCGCGCTGGGCGCCCGAGCTCTTCGTCGAGGAGACGACGCGCGAGATCGATCGCGCCGCACGGCGGGGCCAGCCCTTCTTCGTCGTGCTCGCGACCACGCTCCCGCATCGCGAGCTCGTCGCGCCCGACGACGGCCCCTACGCCGACGCGCCGTGGCCCGACGTCGACCGCGCGTACGCCGCGCTGGTCACGCGCTTCGACGACCACGTCGGGCGCATCGTCGATCACGTCGACGCGCTCGGCCTCGCGTCGCGCACGCTGATCCTCGTCGCGAGCGACAACGGCCCCGCGACGACCGACGGGCACCACGCGGCGTT includes:
- a CDS encoding nitroreductase family protein, which encodes MQLDTALSLRRSVRAFLPREVPRETLASIFARAQQSPSWCNIQPWRVWVASGEARVRLVAGLVEGAKARMPEPDVAFPGDYPEPYGTHRKQCGKALYEAMGVARDDMVGRHHAWMRNFVAFDAPHVAIVGIDRRFGLYAALDVGCWLQSVLLLATSEGVSTCAQAALATYPDVARKELGVGDDVQILFGIAMGYEDERAAANECRTTRGPLDANVTFVG
- a CDS encoding serine aminopeptidase domain-containing protein yields the protein MPAPTLDSSSNVRPDARDESTARSYAITLSAPDGAPIAADLVMPIEEPRGALLVAPAMGVKRRYYAGFAKHLASHHGLASITIDYRGIGGSRATPLHATRAALTDWGELDLAAGTDELARRFGGLPTHYVGHSVGGQLMGFVPDAPFERALFVGSQSGYWGHWDGMHRAGMAMLWHAVIPASLATLGYLPGKALGGGEDVPGGVARQWATWGRDPEYLGVSARERDGAWFSLWRGRLRAYAISDDGYAPERAVRALVDVYRNAEREVRVVRPRELGAREIGHFGFFRSRFAASLWEDAGRYLADGS
- a CDS encoding serine/threonine-protein kinase — its product is MAVVVPLFREEPTGEITNPPREARRSLGRYRLRFELAQGGMATVYLAHTRGPMGVGKVVAIKVIHPHLAREQEFVEMFLDEARLAATINHPNVCGVIDFGEADGTYYMAMEYLQGEPLARVHRALKRNEQAPIEALPLFAARLVADAAEGLHAAHELVDVTGRPLGVIHRDVSPSNVFVTYDGAVRVVDFGIARAENRIHHTATGTVKGKFAYMAPEQMRGQSVDRRADVWALGVLLWETIALRRLFRRGSDPETVFAVAQDPVPRLTEVRPGTPVALDRIVQRALSREVDERYPTARAMAQDLEHFIAKHGGPFAIADASSWMHALFAKAMTRKTQLVQLAAQTDAPVPAAPLHDELDQESASLRVLSVPEMTAIDLAPRGAQSRARPIAAGALAAIVLGLVIIAVTTLRDSSREERASPSAARLAPSLPPPAAPPPEPVIAPPPPEPEPVAAAPVVPRAAQARLARIATSVSAPGRVAVVTTGAWADVYFRGERLGQTPGTFSLPAGRQTLELRPLGSGNRRVPVVVRAGETARVRVELSSE
- a CDS encoding formylglycine-generating enzyme family protein; amino-acid sequence: MSGGSAAVRVGFVLVCVSLAACGPSRTAASVDRERPAMPRGPVPVGMVAIPGGHVRVGSDDALALEAPTFVAEVAPFYLDADEVSVARFTRFVDETHHVTNAERHGDASVFDLARGTWRLEPGATWRAPLGPSAPGASPDHPVTQVSWTDADAFCRWSGARLPTEVEWEHAARRASLDVRARDGAWRANVWQGSFPARNDVEDGFALHAPVGSFTRDALGLADLLGNVWEWTSSWLVPYPLRDDDAPFVPGPGSQRVMRGGSFLCAEDACHGHRVSARMGATPESALEHVGFRCARDEE